A region of Chloroflexaceae bacterium DNA encodes the following proteins:
- a CDS encoding pilus assembly protein encodes MRRRAMDSRRAPGQALVLAALTLPVLMAFVLLVVEVAERWMQVAMLEDALQQATRSAVQTMDYAAFARNATSLRARTACVQVRRTDAAAAPCRAVIEQATAYFGANLRGVRGLAEDPEALADRVTWTVLPAGGTCRYSSAQVSPVTEATPLLCAEVRPVLQGIVGRGQFTPLIVAGETLEPIR; translated from the coding sequence ATGCGACGCAGAGCGATGGACTCGCGGCGCGCGCCGGGTCAGGCGCTTGTGCTGGCGGCCCTGACGCTGCCGGTGCTGATGGCCTTCGTGTTGCTGGTGGTGGAGGTGGCCGAACGCTGGATGCAGGTGGCGATGCTTGAAGACGCGCTGCAACAGGCCACCCGCTCGGCAGTGCAGACCATGGACTACGCCGCCTTTGCCCGCAACGCCACGAGTCTGCGAGCACGCACGGCCTGTGTGCAGGTGCGCCGCACCGACGCGGCGGCGGCCCCGTGTCGGGCCGTCATTGAGCAGGCGACAGCCTATTTCGGCGCCAACCTGCGCGGGGTGCGCGGCCTGGCGGAGGACCCGGAGGCGCTGGCCGACCGGGTGACATGGACCGTCCTGCCAGCGGGGGGCACGTGCCGCTACAGCAGCGCGCAGGTATCCCCCGTCACCGAAGCGACGCCGCTCCTGTGCGCCGAGGTGCGGCCGGTCTTGCAGGGCATCGTTGGCCGGGGACAGTTTACGCCCCTGATTGTAGCTGGAGAGACCCTGGAACCGATCCGTTGA
- a CDS encoding pilus assembly protein encodes MDNLTRDWRWRRTRGQALVETLLALPILLLLVLGLIGLGQILLANYTVTQAARAAAHQAAIAGGGNAGETAARHTARQVIAAGVGMEPEQAAVTVTCAAPCRRYAPISVTVRYQGEFWAPLPPLFTAFEVQAEAVRAAERDQR; translated from the coding sequence ATGGACAACCTGACACGAGACTGGCGCTGGCGGCGCACCCGGGGGCAGGCCCTTGTTGAGACGCTGCTGGCGCTGCCGATCCTGCTCTTGCTGGTGCTGGGCTTGATCGGCCTGGGACAGATCCTGCTGGCCAACTACACGGTCACCCAGGCGGCGCGAGCCGCGGCGCACCAGGCGGCCATCGCCGGGGGCGGCAACGCTGGCGAAACCGCCGCGCGGCATACCGCCCGGCAGGTTATCGCCGCCGGAGTGGGAATGGAACCTGAGCAGGCCGCTGTCACGGTGACATGTGCAGCCCCGTGCCGGCGCTACGCCCCGATCAGCGTCACCGTGCGCTACCAGGGAGAGTTCTGGGCGCCGCTGCCGCCGCTCTTCACGGCCTTTGAAGTGCAAGCGGAGGCGGTGCGGGCCGCGGAACGCGACCAGCGGTAG